The nucleotide sequence GACCTCTCGGAGTGGCTCTACCAGCTCCCGGCCTTTTCCCGGAAGCACCGGGTCGTCGCCTTCGACAACCGGGGGGCGGGGGAAAGCGCGGTCCCGGAGGGGCCGTACACCACCGCGCAGATGGCGGACGACGCCGCCGCGCTGCTTGCCGCCCTGGGGATCCCGAGGGCGCACCTGCTGGGGGTTTCCCTCGGGGGGATGATCGCCCAGGAGGTCGCGCTGCGCCACCCCGGGCGGGTGGAGCGGCTCGTGCTGGCCTGCACCGCGCTGGGAGGAGCGCTCTCGGTGCGCCCTTCTCCGGAGGCGCTGGCCGCCTTCGCCCGGGATCCGTCCGCAGACCTCGAGGCACAGATCCGGAGGACGATCCCGTACCTCTACACGGAGCGCTATTGCCGGGAGAAGCCGGAGGAGGTCGAGGCCTTCGTCCGAAGACGGTTGGCAAGGCCCGCCGACGCCGCGGGGGTCGCCGCGCAGCTGGTTGCCGCGATCGGCCACGCCGCGGGGAACAGACTGGCCCGGATTCCCGCCCCGACCCTGGTGATCACCGGGACGGAGGACCGGCTGGTCCCGCCGGAGAACTCGCGGCGGATCGCGGAGCGGATCCCCGGGTCCCGCCTGGCGCTTTTTCCGGGGGCTCCCCACCGCCTCTTCGCGGAGAACGCGGAAGCGTTCAACCGGGAAGTGCTCGCGTTCCTCGACCCCGGCCGCTGACCGGTCAGAGCGCCCCGGCGTCGCGGAGATCCTTCTCGAACCTCGCCGGATTGAACTTGTCGCCGGAGACGATCGTCCCCTCGATGTCGAGGGTGGGGACCTTCTTCATCCCGTCGTTCAGGTTCATCACCGTCACGGCGGCTTCCGGGTCCTGTTCGATGTCGACCTCCTCGAAGGGGAGGTCCCTGGCCGCCAGGAACTTCTTGGCGGCCAGGCAGTCGGGACACCAGGGGGTCGTGTAGATCAGGATCCGCTTGCCCATCGAGATTCTCCCGTCTCGGGAAGCCCGGTGCTCCGCCTACAGCATCGGGGGGCCTTCCGGGGGGAGGGCGAACTTGCGCCGCTCGCCGATCGGCCGGATGCTCTCCCGGTGACGTTGGATGATGAAATCGGCCGCATGGAGCGGATCGTCGGTGACGTGGAAGAGGTCGAGGTCGGATAGGGAGATCGTCCCTTCCCGGATCATGACCGTCCGCATCCACCGGAGAAGCCCCTTCCAGTAGCCCTCCCCCATCATCACCACGGGGAACCGGCGGATCTTCCCGGTCTGCATCAGGGTGAGCGACTCGAAGAACTCGTCCAGCGTCCCGAACCCGCCCGGCATGATGACGTATCCGGCCGCGTACTTGACGAACATCACCTTCCGGGCGAAGAAGTGCTTGAAGTGGAGCGAGCGGTCCTGGTACCGGTTCGGACGCTGCTCCTCGGGGAGGTGGATGTTCAGCCCGATGGAAAGCCCCTTGCCGCGCTTGGCGCCGCGGTTGGCCGCCTCCATGATCCCGGGGCCTCCCCCGGAGATGATGGAATACCCGCGGCGGGAGAGGGCCTCGGCGACATTGACGGCGGTTTTATAGGACCAGTCCTTCTGCTTCGTGCGGGCGCTGCCGAAGATCGAGACGGCCGGGCCGACGTCCCGCAGCGATTCGAACCCCTCCACGAACTCGCTCATGATGCGGAAGACGCGCCACGTTTCGATTCCTGCGAACTCCTGCATTCGGACCCCCGGTCAGGATTTTCTGGACGTCTTGGCGTAGAACGTCTCGAGAACCTGGACGATGTCCTTGCTGCCACACTTGGGGCACTTGCGTCCCCCCTTCTCGTACTCCCGGAAGGAGAGGATCTCGGTGAACTTCTTGCGGCATTTCCGGCATTCGTAGGAATAGGTCGGCATAGGTCCATCCTTCCGCTCAGAGGATCGTTTCCGGACGAGACACCCTGGTGTTTCCCGTAGTATTAGAAATGACATAAAGAACCGTGTGAGACAAGAGGATCCGAAACCCCGCGGGAAGGGGGATCATCTCAAGGCCATGGAGCGGCGCAGGGAGAAGATGGGACGGGCCCCGTTTCTCCAGTTCCGCGAGGTGCTGGTGACCGGAGGAACCGGGTTCGTGGGGAGGCATGTCTGCCGGGCCCTTGCGGCCCGCGGGCATATCCCGAGGATCCTCGTGCGGCCGGGGTCGGAGGAGCGGGTTCCGGAGGACATGCGGAAGAGTTGCCGGGTCACCCCCGGCGACGCGACCGTCCGCGAATTCGTCGAGAACGGGGCCCAGGGGACGGACGCGATCGTCCACCTGGTGGGGATCATCCGGGAATTCCCCGCGAAGGGGATCACCTTCGAGCGGCTGCATGTCGAGGCCACCCGCAACGCCCTCCATGCCGCGAAGCAATGGGGGATCCGCCGCTTCGTCCACATGAGCGCCCTGGGGGCGGAGCCGGGCGGGCCGACCCCCTATTTCGACACCAAGGGGAGGGCGGAGGATCTGGTGCGGAGCTCCGGCCTCGACTGGACGATCTTCCGCCCGTCGGTCATCTTCGGGCCGGGCGACATGTTCGTGAACGAGCTGGCGAGGACCTTCCGGAAGATCCCGTTCCTTCCGGTGGCCGGAAACGGGGAGTATCGCCTTCAGCCGGTCTTCGTCGGGGATGTCGCCAAGGGGGTTGCCGACGCGGTGGACCGGGAGGATCTTTCGGGCAAGACCTTCGACGTGGGGGGCCCCGACTCCTTCTCCTACAACGACCTGGTCGACCGGATCGCCGCCTCGGTCGGGAAACGGATCCGCCGGGTTCATCTCTCCATCCCCCGGATGATCCGTCTCGTGAAAACCCTTTCCCGGTTCGAGAGGTTTCCGGTCACCGTGGACCAGATTGCGATGCTCCTCGCCGAGAGCGTCTGCGACAGCTCCCCCTACTACTCCACCTTCTCCTTCGACCCGTTCCCCCTGTCGGCCTACCTCCAGAAAGCATAGCTGCGCCCCGTCGTGAGGGCGCCAGAGGACGGCTTCGCCGCCATTGAATCTCCGCTCATCCCCCCATCCTTCGACTGGCTGCGCCCGCGTTGCGTCCCGTAGTGAGGGCGCCCGGGGAAGGCTTCGCCGCCTCGGAGGGGGGCTTCGCTCCGACTGCCCTCCGCTCTCGGAGAACCTTTTTATCTCCGCTCATCCCCCCATCCTTCGACTGGCTGCGCCCGCGTTGCGTCCCGTAGTGAGGGCGCCCGGGGAAGGCTTCGCCGCCTCGGAGGGGGGCTTCGCTCCGACTGCCCTCCGCTCTCGGAGAACCTTTTTATCTCCGCTCATCCCCCCATCCTTCGGCTGGCTGCGCCCATGGGGCGCCCCGACGCGAGGGCGCCAGGGGACGACTCGTTTTCGGGGATGTGGGGGGAAATTTTCTGCCGATATCCTGATAGTCGGGCTGCCGAAAACGCATGGAGGGCGCCCAATATGGGTAAATAGTTTCCCACAAAAGGCGCAACCAGGAAAAATATTTCCCATCCTGGTGGGCTTCGGCGAGACCCCCATTGAAACAACCAATAAAATCAATGCGTTATTTGCCTGATGTCTGCGGATCGATATTTGCTTTTATTTACTGGCGATGGAATCCGCTGGAACGATATCGATCAAGCCGGTCATCCGGGTATCGGTGGCCTTCCTGGCGGCCTCCTTCCTGTTGTTGCTCAATCCCGTTTCCGCATCATCCGAATCCTATACATACCAGGACCTTCATCCACCCGGTTGGAAGTCATCCGCCGCCCTCTGCGTGAACGATTCCGGGCAGGTGGCGGGCTACGGGATGACCGGCGATGGGGAACGAGGATTCCTCAGGAGTTCCGGAACGTTCCAGGAGATTCTCCCCCCCGGCGCGGACTCGGCGAGGGCGAACTGGGTGAACGGGCGGGGGGACGTCGCCGGCACCGCCTACTGGAACGGGGTTCCTCATGCCTTTCTGCTGCGCGGAGGCGCCTACCTGGACCCGACGCCGGACTGGGCCTATTCGGAAGGGATCTATTTGGGAGAGGACGGGTCGGTAGCGGGAACGGGCCAGCTCGGCGCCTATATCTCCCGCGGGGGGGAAACCGAGATCCTTCCCGGCTTTTCGTCCGTGGCAGGGGGGAACAGCTCCGGTCAGCTGATCGGTCGCAGCGGGGATTCCGCTCTCCTGTTTCTCCCCGGGCAGGGATACATGAGCGTGACGCCGCCGGGCGCCACCGCCTCCACGCCGACCGGGATCAACGAATCGGGGCATATCGCGGTCGTCGCCCTGAAGACCGGGATGGAGAGAGGCTACGTCAAGTCCGGCGAATTCTATATCGACATGACCCCTTCCGGCTGGAGTTCCTCGCAGGCGACGGCGATCAACGACCTGATGGCGGTGGCGGGGTATGGAAATTCCCCGGCGGGCCGGCGCAGCTTCCTCCGGTCGGGCGGCGCCACGGAGGAGATCTCCTTCCCCGGCTGGGGGTCGACCGAGGCGGTTTCTCTGAACAACGCCGGTCAGGTGGCCGGCTCGGGAACCACCGCCGGGGGGGAGACCCATGCCTTCCTTGCCGCTCCCGCAAGCCCCTCCGGCTCCGGAAGCCCCGGCACTTCGGGATCGCCCCGAGCCGCGGGCGGATGCTCCCTGGCACTCCGGGGAGGGTCCCCGCCGCCGATCGGCTCGCAGGCGACGTCCGTCGCGCTTCTGCTTTTCCCCCTGCTCCTGCTCCGGACCCGGAGAGAGAGAACGACCGGTTCTGCGCCCTGAGATGCCGCCGCTGTCGGTGAGCGTGGGGATGCCGCCGGCCCCGTAGCCCGTCACACCCCGAGGATCTTGACCAGGACCCGCTTCCTTCGGCGGCCGTCGAACTCGCCGTAGAAGATCCGCTCCCAGGGGCCGAAGTCGAGCTTCCCCCCGGTGACCGCGACCACCACCTCCCGCCCCATCACCTGGCGCTTGAGGTGCGCGTCGCCGTTGTCCTCCCCGGTCCGGTTGTGCTGGTATCGCGAGATCGGCTCGTGCGGGGCGAGCTCCTCCAGCCAGCGGGCGTAGTCCTGGTGCAGACCCCCCTCGTCGTCGTTGATGAAGACCGAGGCGGTGATGTGCATCGCATTCACCAGGCACAGCCCCTCCCGGATCCCGCTCTCCTTCAGGCAGGCCTCGACCTCCCGGGTGATGTTCACGAACGCCATCCGCTTCGGGATCTCGAACCAGAGCTCCTTCCGGTAGCTGTGCATGGGAACCCTCCCCCTACCCGGCCAGCGCCTTGAAAAACCGCGACTGCACCTGCCCGGAGAGCAGCGCCTTCTTGACGGGCGGCAGCGCGACCACGATCCGGGTGATCGCCCGCAGGACGGCGTGGTCGAGCCGGTCGAAGTCGTCGAAGAGCAGGTTCTGAAACTTCCCCTGCTCGATCGCCATGATCACCGTCCGCCGCCAGGCGTTCTCCGGGACCAGGATCGTTTCCTTCCGCGGCTCCATCCGCATGGCCCCCCGGGCGCAGGCCATTTTGCATAACCCGCAGCCCAGGCAGACCTCGGGCAGGACCGCCGCTTTCGCGTCCGGCTTCTCCCCCCGGACCTCGATCGCGCGGATCGGGCATTTCTTCGCGCAGGAGCCGCAGCCGTTGCAGGCGCCGGGGTCGGCCGCCGCGAGGAAGGGGGAGGTGACCACCGCGTCGAAGAGCTGGAAGCGGTTGATCGCGGAGAGCATCCCGCAGCAGCATCCGCAGCAGTGGCATACGTATGCGGGACGCTTCTTCACGTTGTCGGAGATGTGGACCAGCCCCGCCTCCCGGGAGGCTGCGAAAATCTCCCGCGTCTCCTCCCGCTCGATCCTCCGGGCCAGTCCCCGGCGGACCAGGAAGTCGGCCGCGGCGTTGAAGGTGGTGCAGACCTCCATCGGCCTGCCGCAGCTGCGCCCCTCGTGCTCCGCGGCATGCCGGCAGAAGCAGAGGGAGACGGCGCACATCTTCGCCTCCCGGATCAGGTGCGAGGCCCGCTCGTGGTCGAGGACCCGGGGGAGATCCTCCGGGTCGACCGCCCCCTCGTGGACGAGCGTCCTCCCCGGCATCACCTTCCCGGCGAAGACCGACCGGACGAACTCCGGCTCGTCGTGGACATACCGCATCATGAAGCCGGCCAGCTCCTTCTGCGGGATGTCGTCCCGCACCCGCATGAAGGCGAACTCGAAGAATCCGAGCAGGGTGGGGGAGAGCATGTACACCGTCTTCCCCTTGTGCGGGAAGTCCATCACCAGCCCTTTTTCCGCCATCCGGTCGAGGCCGGGCAGGAGCGCCTCCGGGCTTCTCCCGGTGCGGCGAGAGATGCCTGCGATGTCCGTGAGCCGGATCGGCATCCGGCTGGCGATTTCGGCCTCCTCTTCCGTGTAAAGCCGCTTCAGGATCTCGAAGAGGGCGGGAGCGGACGGGGCCCCGATCGGGAACCGGTCGAGCCGCTTCTGCAGCCGGCCGTAGACCCCCTGCCCGTTGCGGATGTGCGCCATGGGATCCGGTCCTCCTCCGATCGCGGGATTTCCAAGGGAACTCGCTCCCTCAAGGATATCGCTTGAGGCCGCTCGGGTCGAGCGCATTCCTCCCCGTCCGGGCGGAAAGGGAGGGCTGCGGGTGGTGGGAAAGAGAACGGGGGTGAGGAGGAATCTCCTCTCCACCCCCGCGTCGGACGGAACGGCTCAGAATGCGTAGAGGATGGTCGCTCCGGCGGAGAATCCGCTCCGGTACTGTCCCTCGATCTCAATCCCGAGCCGGTCGGAGACGGGGTAGCGGACCCCCGCGAATCCGCCGAAGGTGTTTTTCTGGTTGTACTTGTTGTCGACGTTGAGGTTCACCACCCCGTTCGTGATCTGGTACGTGACATCGGCCCGGTTCCAGAAGAACGAGGGCCCGCCGTACACCATCCCCTTGCCGACGGGGGCCTGGAGGCCGATACCGACCTGGAGATCCCAGGAGTCCTCGATCTTCTCCTTCCCGCTCCAGGTGGTCCCCCCCTGGGAGAAGGCGATGTTGTCCTCGTAGTCGCTGTACCAGGTGAAGTCGAGGATCGGCCCTACCGAGAAGGAAGGGGTTTCGTACAGGATCCCCTTCGCCCCGACCCCCGCGAGGAAGCCGTACGAGTCCTCGAACCCCTGCGGGGCCCCCCGGTCGGCGATGCCGACCTTCACGGAGGCCTCGCAGTTCGCGGAGAATCCGTACGCGCCCCGCAGGAACACGCTGTTCTGCTTGACCTTGTCGGTCTCCCAGCGCACGGTGACCCCGCCCGACTGGACGGAAGCGGTGTCGGGCTCCCACTTGTCCTCGGTGTAGAAGTAGCCGATCGCACCGCCGAACTGCCCGGCCTTGACCGACGGCTGCGGGGGCCCGAGCGCCCCGGCGTGCGAGGGAGCGGAGGCGGCCAGGATCATCGCCGCCGCCAGGAGGAACGGGAAAAACCCCCGGAACAGAGTGCGATGCCCACGTTCACCCGTCCCCCGCCGTTTCCGGGCGAAGAGAACCAGCGCCGGAAGGATGAAGAGGCACAGCGCTGCCGCGCTCTCCTTCCAGGTCGCCTTCCCCGGAGCCACGGCGCACCCGAAAATGCTCGGGGTGTTCTGGAAGAAGAGGGTCACGGTGTTGTCCCCCCCCGCGGTGGTGAACGTCCAGACGTAATCGGTCCACAAATAGGCAGACCCCGTCTGGCTGACAATAGAATCTTCGGGCAGGGTGACCGTGTAGTTCGTATTGTTGTCCAGAGCGGTATCGGGGATGAAGGTCACGACGGTGTTGTCCGCCGAGAAGGAGAAGGTCCCGGCGACGGGGGAGCCGTCGCTGGTCCGCTCGACAACGAACGAGGTGTCGTCGACCGTGGATTGGTTGATCGCAAGGTTGAACGTCGCGGAGATGGTGTTGTCCACGGGAACGTTTACGGCGTTGTTGTCGGGGCTTGTGGAGACGACCCACAGCGCCGGCCCTTCCGTTCCGTAGGCGGCAAAGGCGAGGTTGAGAACATGGTTGGCCGGCATCTTCGCAAGGCCGAGCTGGTCACGGGGGATCGTGAAATTGTAGACCTTGTGCCGGTAGGGAACCTTGTCCGTATAGGTGAATCCAGGAGTTCCCCATGCCGTATCCGCTTCGGATACCTTGAACTCCTTGACCCCGGAGGCGGTCTTTACATACACCGCTGAATAGTCCTTGTTCCCGTCCCGGGTGTTGTCGCCGGTCAGGTCGATCCGGACATAGAGGTTCTTCTCGTCGTTGCTGACCCATCCATAGATATCGGAAGAGGGGTGACCGGTCCCTGCCCTGCAGAACTCGCGGAAGAAGGGAGCCGTCCGCTCCAGAGCCTTGCCCTTCAAGGTCTTCCCGCTGTCTGCTCCTCCCCAGCGGTACTGGTAGAAGTCCGAGGAAATGCGGATCGGCTTTGATTGGTTGGAGAGGGGGAAGCGGAAGGGGATGTCCGCGATCCGTTCACTCTCGATCCTGGCCACCAGGGATAGGGTCCTTCCGCGACGCGCCGGGAAGGAAAACTCCACGATTCCCGAGGAGGCGTCCAGGACGTCGAAGTCCGGTTTTGCGACCAGCTTCCCGGCTTGTGCCTCCCGGCTTCCGGAGACCGAAACCGGGGCGATGGCGGACAGTGAGATCGCGTCGATGTGCGCGGCTCCCCCTCCCGTTTTCTTCAGCCGGACGACATGCCGTTTCGAGGAGGCCGGGGCCTCGGGGATCTCAAGAGTCTGTTCCCGGTAGAACCGGTCGAAGGGGAGAGAGGAAACCTTCTTCCAGACCCCGTTCTGCCTGAGGAAAATCTCGAACTCGCCATTTTGGACGAATTTTTTCGGAACGGGATAGGTTACTGCGGATTCATGGATCGGGGAACCGATGGCCACCGGGACCGTCCATGAAACGAGGAAAACCAGAGTCATTGCGCCAAGAAACCAGGTGGCGTTCCGTGCGGAAAAAACACCCTCAAACGGTTTGCTCATTTCCCAGACTCCTTTCTGCCCCTGTCGGGTGAATGTTCGGTTTTCCGTGGATCAGTCGGGTTCGGGACCTCCATGCAGGAAAAAAAAGTTTACTGCAAGGATCAGTCCGACTGCAATGTGACGAAACTTAAAGTACGGGTACGGGAAGATATCTGTGCAAGAAGGGCGATACGCTGTTTCAGGGGAAACAGGGATAAATATTTTCCCTGCTATTGCCGGTTATCGGGAGATTCAGGGGGCCATTTTTCCTGGTGCGAGATCATCGGGGCGGTTCACCCCGGAGTCGACGGAATGCTCGTCTGTTCCGACCGGAGGCTGATCCAGCAGGATCGCACCGTCCCCTGCGGGAGCTCCTGGACGATCCGGTTCGTCGGAAACAGGGCTGCCAGCAGGACGACCATTCCGAGCGATGTCATGGCCACGGAAACCATCTGGGAAAAGGTCATCGTTCGTTACCCCCCGCGATCCGTTCCGCCGTCAGGCGGGACTGCAGCACGCAGTCGTTCAGCGCGATCCCCCGGTAGGCGTTGCTGTTGACGAACAGCCCGGGGTGGGCGGCCAGCCGCCCTTCGATCCGTTCAAGCACCTTGCCGTGACCCACCAGGTACTGGGGGATCCCCTTCTCGTGGAAGAAGGCTTTGGCGAGGACCGGCTCGGCCTTGATCCCCAGGATCGACGACAGCTCGGAGCGGGTGAGGGCGACAAGCTCTTCCGAAGGCAGCGAGGCGAGGTCCGGCCTCCGCACCCCGCCCACCATCGCCCGGATCAGCGCCTTTCCCTCCGGCGCCCGGTTCGCGAAGACGCTCGAGTCCCAGAGCGCCCCGAGGATCCTGCGCCGTTCCCTCCGCGGGATGAGGAATCCGAACCCGTCCAGCGGGTGCCCGAGCGTCGCCCGGTCGTACCCCAGCGCCACCACGGAGATCGGGGAATAGGGAATCGCGACGAGCGCGTCGGAGAGGGTCGGGTCGAGCGGCCGGACGATCTCCGCCGTGGCATAGGCGGGGATCGCGAAGACGACCCCGTCCGCGTCGATCTCCCCGCGCTGGCCGTCCTCCAGCAGCGACAGGAGAAACTTCCCCTCCCGCCGCCGCGCCTGCTCGACCGAGACGCCGAGGTGCAGGCCGTCCGCGAGCCGCTCCGCGAGGACGTCGATCAATGCCTGCACCCCGTCGTCGAACGAGGTGAGAACCCCTCCCGGCCCCGCCGACATCTCCCGCTTATCGCCCGCCTTCGACCGCTCCCGCGCGAGCGAGATCATCCCCTTGACCAGCCCGCCGTACCGCCGCTCCAGGTCGCGGATCACGGGGAAACAGCTGGCCAGCGACATCCGGTCCGGGTCCCCCGCGAAGATGCCGGTGACCATCGGGTCGATCAGCTTCTCGAGCGCCTCCTCCCCGAGCCGCCGCCTCGCGAAGTCGCCGAGCGACTCGTCCACCCCCACGGGAGGCCCGGGCGCGAAGGGCTCCCCGCAGATCCGGAGCCGCCCCCGAAGGGAGAGCAGGTTCGAGAGGAAGAAGGCCTGCGGGGTCTCGGGGAGCCGGTGCATCGTCCCGCCGGAGTAGATGAAGCGCTTCCGGGCCAGGTCCGACGAGCGGGCCAGCCGGTCCTCGATCCCCAGCTCCCGGACCAGATCCAGGGAGTGGGGCTTGTTCGTGAGAAACCCGTTGGGCCCCCACTCCATCCGGAAACCGTCCTCGACGATCGTGCGCATCTTCCCGCCGGGGACCTTCTCCGCCTCGAGAATTACCATTTCGGCGCTTTTCCCCGCCTGGGAGAGGAGGCGGACCAGGTAGTGGGCGGTGGCCAGCCCGGAGATCCCCGCCCCGACGAT is from Deltaproteobacteria bacterium GWC2_65_14 and encodes:
- a CDS encoding protoporphyrinogen oxidase, whose amino-acid sequence is MTRIAIVGAGISGLATAHYLVRLLSQAGKSAEMVILEAEKVPGGKMRTIVEDGFRMEWGPNGFLTNKPHSLDLVRELGIEDRLARSSDLARKRFIYSGGTMHRLPETPQAFFLSNLLSLRGRLRICGEPFAPGPPVGVDESLGDFARRRLGEEALEKLIDPMVTGIFAGDPDRMSLASCFPVIRDLERRYGGLVKGMISLARERSKAGDKREMSAGPGGVLTSFDDGVQALIDVLAERLADGLHLGVSVEQARRREGKFLLSLLEDGQRGEIDADGVVFAIPAYATAEIVRPLDPTLSDALVAIPYSPISVVALGYDRATLGHPLDGFGFLIPRRERRRILGALWDSSVFANRAPEGKALIRAMVGGVRRPDLASLPSEELVALTRSELSSILGIKAEPVLAKAFFHEKGIPQYLVGHGKVLERIEGRLAAHPGLFVNSNAYRGIALNDCVLQSRLTAERIAGGNER
- a CDS encoding Rossman fold protein, TIGR00730 family; the protein is MQEFAGIETWRVFRIMSEFVEGFESLRDVGPAVSIFGSARTKQKDWSYKTAVNVAEALSRRGYSIISGGGPGIMEAANRGAKRGKGLSIGLNIHLPEEQRPNRYQDRSLHFKHFFARKVMFVKYAAGYVIMPGGFGTLDEFFESLTLMQTGKIRRFPVVMMGEGYWKGLLRWMRTVMIREGTISLSDLDLFHVTDDPLHAADFIIQRHRESIRPIGERRKFALPPEGPPML
- a CDS encoding secondary thiamine-phosphate synthase enzyme, with product MHSYRKELWFEIPKRMAFVNITREVEACLKESGIREGLCLVNAMHITASVFINDDEGGLHQDYARWLEELAPHEPISRYQHNRTGEDNGDAHLKRQVMGREVVVAVTGGKLDFGPWERIFYGEFDGRRRKRVLVKILGV